In the Afipia sp. GAS231 genome, GTCTTGCGTTCGTTCAAGGACATCCCGGTCGGAACGCCGGTGGAAGAGATCAAGCGCGCGTCCGACGCTTTCGGTCTGGATTTCACTTTCATGAAGGCGGTGGCCAAGGTCGAGTCCGGTTTCGACCCCAAGCAACGCACCGGGTCGTATATCGGGCTGTTCCAGCTGAGCAAATACGAGTTCGGCAAATTCGGCTCCGGAGACATTCTCAATCCCCGCGATAATGCCGTTGCGGCAGCCTACAAGATCATTACTGAAGGCATTCTGTTCGAGTGGGTGACGCACAGGAAGCCGGACTTGAACGATCTCTACCTGATCCATCAGCAGGGCTGGGAAGGCGCCGCGGAGCACCTCAGCCAACCCAATCGCATCGCCTGGAAATCGATGTGCGCCACCAGCGAAGGCAGGGAGAAGGGCGAAAAATGGTGCAGGCGCGCGATCTGGGGCAATACGCTTCCGACCGTCAAAGAGGCGTGGAAATCGGTGGAAAAGCTGACGTCGGAGGCGTTCGTCGGAATGTGGCGAGAGCGGGTTGCTCATTTCCAATCGAAATACATGGGCACCGCGACCGCCGACGCCGAAGGGGCGCACCAGTAAATTTCCGTTGAGTGGTTGGCAGGAGTTGCCGCACCCGCGGGCCGAGGGGGCCTCAACCGCCGCTGCGGCACGTGGTGCCGCTCATTCCTCAGTGGTCGCGCGGATGCACTTTACGTCGTCAACGACGCGCTCGGATCGCTCCTGCTGCGTGCTAACGAGGTGATCGATCAGGTGCCGATGTCTGCTTTGGCACAAAACGGAAATGGCCTGATGTCCGACTTGAGTCCGTTACGCGCTCAAGAGCGGACATGAAAATAATCTCAAGGCAGCCCGGCCCCGGCATGATCCGTGAACAGCTCGGCATCACGAACGTAGCCCCGCCGCTGGGTTGCGGCCGATTTATGGCCCCATTGATCGATCGCCCCAATGAAATCAAGATTTCTCCTAACTCGTGTCGGTGATTCTTGCTTTTTGGGGTCCGAGGGCAGGGTGCCGGTCAACAAGAACAATAAGAAGCTGATGCCAGGATGCCCGATTGTTGCGTTGTAGCGTGGAGGCATCAAACATGGCGACGAAAGACAGCGTCCCTCTTGACCAGCCGATTCCTCTCTTTCTCTCCGTTCAGACCGAGGAACCCGAGCAGCCGGGTATCGGAAAAGCTTGGGACAGAGCGGCTATTTCGTTCCGAATCCTCACGACGAGTATTTTGGTTGTAACGGCGGCAGCGATCGTCTTCGCGATTTTAGTTGGAAATCCAATTGCGCTCCTTGCGAACGTCACGGCTTCCCTGGTCGGCACATCGGCGTCTCAGGATGACACTCAGTCGATGCCAACAATTCAATCAACGGCCGACGCTCAGGCTTTGCCGCCGACTGCAAGCGAAGCCC is a window encoding:
- a CDS encoding transglycosylase SLT domain-containing protein, with the translated sequence MNTRRFAIVAAALCGTVILAVWVVARLPGFATASIENSGAVPIEDRAASLAANARLADEPQAIAMANAIVANAAVASAEVATAAEPAAGTATDTTVASDKPETMVVAALPDPSQTLSADLPPVQKSVDPGHRDAAQLAPTTCGASGGASNSGPQDFRYLICYVWSELPPAEKPAAIVLRSFKDIPVGTPVEEIKRASDAFGLDFTFMKAVAKVESGFDPKQRTGSYIGLFQLSKYEFGKFGSGDILNPRDNAVAAAYKIITEGILFEWVTHRKPDLNDLYLIHQQGWEGAAEHLSQPNRIAWKSMCATSEGREKGEKWCRRAIWGNTLPTVKEAWKSVEKLTSEAFVGMWRERVAHFQSKYMGTATADAEGAHQ